A section of the Elizabethkingia anophelis R26 genome encodes:
- a CDS encoding heavy-metal-associated domain-containing protein: MKKLELSIPGMQSAHCQETVNNAIKTINGIEVQHMEAGKLSVSIESAEIKELVNAIEKAGYEVSNYDSQNFRAIESDDYAS; this comes from the coding sequence ATGAAAAAATTAGAATTAAGCATACCCGGTATGCAAAGTGCACATTGCCAAGAGACAGTAAATAATGCCATTAAAACAATTAACGGTATTGAAGTTCAACACATGGAAGCAGGAAAATTATCTGTTTCTATTGAAAGTGCTGAAATAAAAGAATTGGTTAATGCAATTGAAAAGGCAGGCTATGAAGTAAGCAATTACGACAGCCAAAATTTTCGGGCTATTGAATCCGACGATTACGCCAGTTAA
- a CDS encoding helix-turn-helix domain-containing protein, whose amino-acid sequence MVLLIKGMVCFRCIYVLDHEISNLGYEILNIRLGRVVINSESNVTPDLMVIKSMLNKHGFELLYDKNEKIVEEIKIIVEDGIQQQFNQGIPVKFSLLISSILHKDYDSLSSLFSSLQGLTLEKYIIHRKIEKVKELLVYTNQSLSDIAYAMGYSSPSHLSNQLKKYTGFTSSYYKQIRRDKMSLM is encoded by the coding sequence ATGGTACTATTAATAAAAGGAATGGTATGTTTCAGATGTATCTATGTGCTGGATCACGAGATCTCTAATCTTGGCTATGAGATACTGAACATCCGGTTAGGTCGTGTCGTTATCAATAGTGAAAGTAATGTAACACCTGATTTAATGGTTATTAAATCTATGCTGAATAAACATGGTTTTGAATTGTTATATGATAAAAATGAGAAAATAGTTGAAGAAATTAAAATTATCGTTGAAGATGGTATTCAACAACAGTTCAATCAAGGTATACCTGTAAAATTTTCTTTGCTTATCAGCAGTATACTTCATAAAGACTATGATTCTTTAAGTTCTTTATTTTCATCTCTCCAAGGACTAACTCTTGAGAAATATATTATTCACAGAAAGATTGAAAAGGTTAAAGAACTATTGGTTTACACCAACCAGTCCTTATCTGATATTGCATATGCCATGGGATATAGCAGTCCATCGCATCTCTCTAACCAATTAAAAAAGTATACAGGTTTTACATCTTCATACTACAAACAAATAAGACGTGATAAAATGTCTCTTATGTAA
- a CDS encoding efflux RND transporter periplasmic adaptor subunit codes for MMFYKYHTQKLGVLIPLLSVLLTACENKSPKGSATPVAGKLPVDIIIAQEKALEQQEIFVGSIMPYQEVAIVSETAQKITKVAFKDGSYVSQGAVLYTLNDADIRSRLRQVQAELQLARLNKDRMTNLLKTETVKQQEYDEALMRLNSLEAQQDYLRTELAKTVIRAPFSGKIGISKVHLGAYVPPGTPLVNLQDQNSVKINFTLPERYLSLIATGISVKFSTGLSEEQYNANISATEPGLDTQGRSLEIQAITSNHGGKFRPGQSVKVYFNTEQKGATGIMIPTEALMPGEKGYNAFIIKGGIAKPVPVSISNRTETEAIITSGIKSGDSIIVSNMLRLADGTPVQAVVKK; via the coding sequence ATGATGTTTTACAAATACCACACACAAAAACTAGGAGTACTGATTCCGTTACTAAGTGTACTGCTCACAGCATGCGAAAACAAATCCCCAAAAGGATCTGCGACTCCTGTTGCAGGCAAATTACCTGTGGATATTATCATTGCACAGGAAAAAGCATTAGAACAACAGGAGATCTTTGTAGGTAGTATAATGCCCTATCAGGAAGTCGCTATTGTAAGCGAGACGGCACAAAAGATAACCAAAGTAGCCTTCAAAGATGGCAGTTATGTTAGTCAGGGAGCTGTACTCTACACCCTCAATGATGCTGATATCAGATCCAGACTCCGACAGGTACAAGCGGAATTACAACTCGCCCGATTAAACAAAGACAGAATGACTAATCTGCTGAAAACAGAAACCGTAAAACAACAGGAATATGACGAAGCTCTAATGCGTCTTAACTCTCTTGAAGCGCAGCAGGATTATCTCCGGACTGAACTTGCCAAAACTGTTATACGTGCTCCTTTTTCCGGTAAAATAGGTATTTCCAAAGTACATTTAGGAGCGTATGTCCCACCTGGCACGCCCTTGGTAAATCTCCAGGACCAGAACAGTGTAAAAATAAACTTTACACTTCCCGAAAGATATCTGTCCTTAATTGCAACAGGCATATCGGTTAAATTTAGCACAGGATTATCAGAAGAACAATATAATGCCAACATTTCCGCAACAGAGCCCGGATTAGATACACAAGGCAGAAGTTTAGAAATACAAGCAATTACAAGTAACCATGGTGGTAAATTCCGCCCGGGGCAGTCCGTGAAAGTATATTTTAACACAGAGCAGAAAGGAGCAACAGGTATTATGATACCTACCGAAGCTCTGATGCCAGGTGAAAAGGGCTATAATGCTTTTATCATAAAAGGTGGTATAGCCAAACCCGTACCAGTATCTATAAGCAACAGAACGGAAACAGAGGCCATTATTACTTCAGGTATAAAGTCTGGTGACAGCATCATCGTTTCTAATATGCTGCGTCTTGCTGACGGCACTCCTGTACAGGCCGTTGTGAAAAAATAA
- a CDS encoding efflux RND transporter permease subunit — MSISSLSIKKPVLAGVFSLLIVILGIVGWKQLGIREFPLTEPPVISVITFYPGASPDVIASKITRPMEESIAEASGIRTISSESREQVSVISIEFNREMDIENALNDVRDKVSKAKKQLPADVDPPIVQKASSADNLVAFLEVESDTKDIKEVSHIASTVIKDRVQSIPGINNVAIVGEHKYAMRLRFDPVKLAAYKLTPEDIRQALLRENVDLPSGRIDGNTSELSLRTLGRLTTVTDFEEMLIKQTGNSVIRLKDVGSAELGEMNERTAIINETGNLNRVGVGVAIQIQRGANAIEVVDEFYKRLEQLRKDIPSEYRLIVGFDFTQSVRESIKEVEETLFIAFGLVVIIIFLFLRDWRSTIIPVIAIPVSILSAFFIMYIAGFSINVLTLLGLVLAIGLVVDDAIVVLENIYKKIEEGMPPIQAAFKGSKEIYFAVISTTITLAAVFLPIVFMGGISGQLFKEFAIVVSGSVLISAFVALTLTPMLSAYFLKKKEGPGWFHRVTEPFFVRMNNGYARLLTTFMRFRWMAWIFLIITTVLIYFVGKKLPSELAPIEDRSNMNLIAVAPEGVSFDYMKKHMMEVGKYVNDSTDGLYQTYSMVAISFIPAPAPVNVAVQSIYLKDPKERKASIQNLYNQYGAASANFRGFLLFPYLPPTIGTRYGGGMPVQFVLQAQDLNTLTTALPKFLNAVRQSKKLMFADSDLKINKPEIKINIDRQKAALMGVSIEEVARTLQLSLSGLRYAYFLRNDRQYEVIGQMNRDLRNDITDLNSIYVRSNIGQLIPLNNLITTEEAVSPTAIYRYDQYTSATVSAAPAPGVSLAEGIEEIERIKKDVLGENFKTSLAGQSRDYRESQGNITFTLILALVIIYMILAAQFESLRDPLTIMLTVPMAVTGAILSLHWFGQSLNVFSQIGIITLVGLITKNGILIVEFANHLKDTGLSKYDAAIQAAEQRFRPILMTSLAMIFGALPIALTANSRQSLGIVIAGGLVFSGILTLFIIPAVYSYLSSNKRRKEVIEMDDHEIATNHE; from the coding sequence ATGAGTATATCATCTTTAAGCATAAAAAAGCCGGTTTTAGCCGGTGTATTTTCCCTCCTTATTGTCATTTTGGGCATCGTTGGATGGAAACAGCTCGGAATTCGGGAATTTCCGCTCACCGAACCACCAGTAATTTCCGTTATTACATTTTATCCAGGAGCCAGTCCCGATGTAATTGCTTCCAAAATTACACGTCCCATGGAAGAATCAATTGCCGAGGCAAGCGGTATACGAACCATATCTTCAGAATCCAGAGAACAGGTAAGCGTTATTTCTATAGAATTCAATCGCGAAATGGACATAGAAAATGCCCTGAACGATGTAAGAGATAAAGTATCTAAAGCCAAGAAACAACTACCGGCAGATGTAGACCCTCCTATTGTACAGAAGGCATCCTCTGCAGATAATCTTGTAGCTTTTCTAGAAGTAGAAAGTGATACGAAAGATATTAAAGAAGTAAGTCATATAGCGTCCACCGTTATCAAAGACCGCGTACAATCCATTCCCGGGATTAACAACGTAGCCATTGTAGGTGAACACAAATATGCTATGCGACTACGTTTCGATCCGGTAAAGTTGGCAGCCTACAAACTAACTCCTGAAGACATTAGACAAGCATTGCTTCGGGAGAATGTTGACCTTCCATCCGGACGTATAGATGGTAACACCAGTGAATTAAGTCTGCGTACACTAGGAAGGCTCACTACCGTAACTGATTTTGAAGAAATGCTTATCAAACAAACCGGAAATTCTGTTATCCGGCTAAAAGATGTAGGATCAGCAGAACTGGGTGAAATGAATGAACGTACTGCTATCATCAACGAAACCGGAAACCTTAACCGTGTAGGTGTTGGGGTCGCTATACAAATACAACGTGGAGCCAACGCCATTGAAGTAGTCGACGAATTTTACAAACGTCTCGAGCAGTTGCGTAAAGACATTCCGTCAGAATACCGACTTATCGTAGGATTCGACTTTACACAATCTGTCCGCGAGTCTATTAAAGAAGTAGAAGAAACTCTTTTTATTGCCTTCGGTCTTGTGGTTATTATTATCTTCCTGTTCCTGCGTGATTGGAGATCCACTATTATCCCGGTAATCGCTATTCCGGTATCCATACTATCAGCCTTTTTCATTATGTATATCGCTGGTTTCTCCATCAACGTACTGACTCTCCTTGGATTAGTCTTAGCGATAGGACTGGTAGTAGATGATGCTATTGTGGTGCTTGAAAATATTTATAAAAAAATAGAAGAAGGTATGCCTCCGATACAAGCTGCTTTCAAAGGATCCAAAGAAATTTATTTTGCCGTAATCTCAACTACCATAACACTTGCAGCTGTATTCTTACCTATTGTATTTATGGGAGGTATCAGTGGTCAGTTATTCAAAGAATTTGCCATCGTTGTCTCAGGATCTGTATTGATATCGGCATTCGTTGCTCTTACACTTACTCCAATGCTCAGCGCTTATTTTTTAAAAAAGAAAGAAGGACCTGGTTGGTTTCATAGGGTTACCGAACCTTTCTTTGTCCGTATGAACAATGGATATGCCCGACTGTTAACAACCTTTATGCGCTTCAGATGGATGGCATGGATTTTCTTAATTATTACTACAGTACTTATCTATTTTGTAGGTAAAAAACTTCCTTCTGAGCTGGCTCCAATAGAAGACCGATCGAATATGAATCTTATTGCTGTAGCTCCGGAAGGTGTCTCTTTCGATTATATGAAAAAACACATGATGGAGGTAGGTAAATATGTTAATGACTCAACCGACGGACTGTATCAGACTTACTCCATGGTGGCTATTTCATTTATTCCGGCTCCGGCCCCTGTTAATGTTGCCGTACAGAGTATTTATCTAAAAGATCCTAAAGAAAGAAAAGCCAGTATACAGAATTTGTATAACCAATATGGTGCTGCATCTGCAAACTTCAGGGGATTTCTTCTGTTTCCTTACCTGCCGCCAACCATTGGTACGCGGTATGGAGGTGGTATGCCTGTACAATTTGTACTACAGGCACAGGACCTGAATACTCTTACCACTGCACTTCCTAAGTTTCTAAATGCCGTACGCCAAAGTAAAAAGTTGATGTTTGCCGATTCCGATCTGAAAATAAATAAACCAGAAATAAAAATAAATATTGATCGACAAAAAGCTGCACTAATGGGTGTTTCCATTGAAGAAGTAGCTCGTACATTGCAACTATCGCTCTCCGGACTGCGCTATGCCTATTTCTTAAGGAATGACAGACAATACGAAGTTATTGGACAGATGAACCGTGACCTTCGAAATGATATTACAGATCTTAATTCTATATATGTACGTTCTAACATCGGACAATTGATCCCGCTAAACAACCTCATTACCACCGAAGAAGCCGTAAGTCCGACAGCTATATACCGTTATGACCAATATACCTCTGCTACTGTATCTGCTGCTCCGGCTCCGGGTGTAAGTCTGGCTGAGGGAATAGAAGAGATAGAACGTATAAAAAAAGATGTACTTGGTGAGAATTTCAAAACATCTTTAGCCGGACAATCTCGTGATTACAGAGAAAGCCAGGGTAATATAACTTTTACCTTAATTCTTGCTCTGGTGATTATCTACATGATTCTGGCCGCACAATTTGAAAGTCTGCGCGACCCACTAACTATTATGCTTACTGTACCAATGGCAGTTACAGGAGCCATTCTCAGCCTCCATTGGTTTGGTCAAAGCCTTAATGTATTCAGTCAGATTGGCATCATCACTCTCGTAGGACTCATTACCAAAAATGGAATTCTGATTGTAGAGTTTGCCAACCACCTAAAAGACACCGGACTATCTAAATACGACGCAGCTATACAGGCCGCAGAGCAGCGATTCCGTCCTATTCTGATGACCTCACTTGCTATGATATTTGGTGCTTTACCTATCGCATTAACTGCTAACAGCCGTCAATCACTAGGTATAGTTATCGCAGGAGGGCTTGTATTTTCAGGGATACTTACACTATTCATTATCCCGGCTGTGTATTCATATTTATCCAGTAACAAACGCAGAAAGGAAGTTATAGAAATGGATGATCACGAAATAGCAACGAACCATGAATAA
- a CDS encoding TolC family protein, whose amino-acid sequence MKKASHILIITLLLLVGSRPLFAQKKELSIQEALTMARQGNKTLQIQILEEKRATEQIRESKGRLLPDISAGVAYSYYFDRQNIFLPGSFAGTNKAVQEVAVGGRNAFNGFVSLYQPVMDLGLHRLTEASRINEKIQTEKTEDLKSRIALGVSTRYLGILMMKRQLTLLQQSYERNVRALKDSRALLAQGKGLKADTLRSYIAVENIRSSVSYLKNNIEVSGMELKRLIGLEDTRELELTDQLESEIKTDRTDFLNVSEALEIAEINRNDLSVQELIIAMQQQKLYTIKAELLPKIALIGQYQIQAQADNLKFNNYAWPRTSFLGLQISVPIFNGGQSKSRINQARILTQQEQVRLNDLKDEIKTTLASIISKWKEATSQLEIQVTTVQSAELNHQMTEDRFKNGLGSRLELTDAELALTQAKINYLQAVYNLRILHTELQHALGVLEL is encoded by the coding sequence ATGAAAAAAGCATCACATATACTCATAATAACTCTGCTTCTTCTCGTAGGCAGCAGACCATTATTTGCTCAGAAAAAAGAGCTTTCAATACAGGAGGCACTTACTATGGCAAGACAAGGAAATAAAACACTACAAATACAGATACTTGAAGAAAAACGAGCTACTGAACAAATACGGGAGAGTAAAGGTCGACTTTTACCAGATATATCAGCAGGAGTAGCCTATTCATATTACTTCGACAGACAAAATATATTTCTGCCAGGATCGTTTGCCGGAACCAACAAAGCGGTACAGGAAGTAGCTGTAGGTGGAAGAAATGCATTCAACGGATTCGTATCTCTCTACCAGCCTGTTATGGATCTTGGTTTACACAGGCTTACTGAAGCGTCCAGAATTAATGAAAAAATCCAGACTGAAAAGACCGAAGATTTGAAAAGTCGTATAGCATTGGGGGTTTCTACCCGCTACCTTGGTATACTGATGATGAAGAGGCAGCTCACTCTTTTACAACAGAGCTATGAGCGTAATGTTCGTGCTCTGAAAGATTCCCGTGCTCTATTAGCTCAGGGTAAAGGGTTAAAAGCAGATACATTAAGAAGTTACATAGCTGTAGAAAACATAAGATCCTCTGTTTCTTATCTCAAAAATAATATTGAGGTTTCCGGTATGGAACTTAAAAGACTGATAGGATTAGAAGATACACGAGAACTGGAATTAACCGATCAACTAGAGTCTGAAATAAAGACAGACCGTACCGACTTTCTTAACGTTAGCGAAGCATTGGAAATTGCTGAAATAAACAGAAATGACCTTAGTGTACAGGAACTGATTATAGCTATGCAACAGCAAAAATTATATACTATAAAAGCGGAGTTACTGCCTAAGATTGCATTAATAGGTCAATATCAGATACAAGCCCAGGCAGACAACCTGAAGTTTAATAATTATGCATGGCCCAGAACATCCTTTCTTGGATTACAGATTAGTGTCCCAATATTCAATGGTGGACAAAGTAAATCCAGAATCAACCAGGCAAGAATTCTTACACAACAGGAGCAGGTACGACTAAATGATCTCAAAGATGAAATAAAAACCACTTTGGCCAGCATTATCAGCAAATGGAAAGAGGCTACTTCTCAACTGGAAATTCAGGTAACTACTGTACAATCAGCAGAATTAAACCACCAGATGACCGAAGACCGTTTCAAAAACGGATTAGGCTCCCGATTAGAACTGACAGATGCCGAACTGGCACTTACTCAGGCTAAAATCAATTATCTGCAGGCCGTATACAATCTGCGTATACTGCATACAGAATTACAACATGCTTTAGGAGTACTGGAATTATAA
- a CDS encoding MFS transporter, translating into MKNTSSIEQSTPYNKRWSALFLLCTAEFLVIMDTSIIGVALPAIKADLGYTQTGLQWIFNAYVILFGGFLLLGGRLSDLFGARKIFMWGFAILTSASLLAGVAWSESTLNLGRALQGLGSAFIAPAALTLVLSKFTDPKELNKALGFWGASAAAGGSAGVFLGGAITEWLSWHWIFLINIPVGLIVLMRSRSLLFTGDTRKGKVDMTGAILATAALILMVYAIVSSESEGWGSVHTIGLLVLSLALLFAFYVLQKQKSEPLMPLSIFKVPNLSAGNIVMALLAAAWIPLWFFLNLYLQQTLHYSAFNSGLALLPMTLAIMFLMVGVTGKLVAKFGFKSNIIVGLFILAISLIMFSKLPSDGTFITHVLPASLLGAIGMSLTYIPATVASMSGAKPEETGLASGLVNTSYQVGSALGLAIIVAISAAKTNALKMAGEAETAALNSGFQTAFFSAGVICIIAAIIAAVHIRSMK; encoded by the coding sequence ATGAAAAATACTTCATCAATTGAACAATCAACGCCATATAACAAACGATGGTCGGCTCTTTTCTTATTATGCACCGCTGAATTCCTAGTAATAATGGATACCTCAATTATTGGAGTGGCACTGCCTGCGATAAAAGCAGACTTAGGTTATACACAAACCGGATTACAATGGATTTTCAATGCCTACGTTATTCTGTTTGGCGGCTTTTTATTACTCGGCGGACGTCTGTCAGACTTATTCGGTGCACGAAAAATATTTATGTGGGGGTTTGCCATACTAACCTCTGCATCTCTTCTCGCAGGTGTTGCATGGTCAGAATCGACGCTCAATTTAGGAAGAGCTCTCCAGGGACTTGGCTCAGCGTTCATTGCTCCGGCAGCACTTACATTAGTTTTATCCAAATTTACCGATCCAAAGGAACTCAACAAAGCACTTGGATTTTGGGGAGCCTCTGCTGCTGCAGGAGGTTCAGCAGGAGTTTTTCTAGGCGGCGCTATCACCGAATGGCTTTCATGGCACTGGATATTCCTTATTAACATTCCGGTAGGGCTTATTGTTCTGATGCGTAGTCGCAGCCTGTTATTTACTGGCGATACCCGTAAGGGAAAAGTAGATATGACAGGAGCTATTCTGGCAACAGCAGCTCTTATATTAATGGTATACGCCATAGTATCATCCGAAAGTGAAGGCTGGGGCTCTGTACATACCATCGGACTTTTGGTACTCTCATTAGCGTTACTATTTGCTTTTTATGTACTTCAAAAACAAAAAAGCGAACCTTTGATGCCTCTGTCAATTTTTAAAGTACCCAATCTTTCAGCTGGTAATATCGTTATGGCTCTATTGGCGGCAGCATGGATACCACTCTGGTTTTTCCTCAATCTGTATTTACAGCAAACCTTACATTACTCCGCCTTTAACAGTGGACTGGCTTTATTACCCATGACACTAGCTATTATGTTTCTGATGGTAGGTGTCACAGGAAAATTAGTAGCGAAGTTTGGTTTTAAATCCAATATAATTGTAGGTCTGTTTATTCTGGCTATATCACTCATTATGTTTAGCAAACTACCCTCAGACGGAACCTTTATTACTCATGTATTACCTGCATCACTATTAGGTGCGATAGGCATGTCACTTACGTATATTCCGGCAACAGTAGCTTCCATGTCCGGAGCAAAACCAGAAGAAACAGGGCTGGCATCGGGGCTTGTTAATACCAGTTATCAGGTTGGATCTGCGCTGGGACTCGCAATTATAGTAGCCATTTCTGCTGCTAAAACAAATGCTCTTAAAATGGCAGGAGAAGCTGAAACTGCAGCTCTGAATTCGGGTTTTCAGACGGCATTTTTCTCTGCCGGAGTTATTTGTATTATTGCTGCAATTATTGCCGCAGTACATATAAGATCAATGAAATAA
- a CDS encoding heavy-metal-associated domain-containing protein codes for MEDKNFQFKTNLNCTSCVAKVESELNNTDGISEWSVDVANSNKTLTVKAEGISEEEVINIIKKKGFHAEPLSIKA; via the coding sequence ATGGAAGATAAAAATTTTCAATTCAAAACAAATCTTAACTGCACCAGTTGTGTCGCAAAAGTAGAATCAGAATTAAATAATACTGATGGTATTTCTGAATGGAGTGTTGATGTAGCTAACAGTAATAAAACACTTACAGTAAAAGCTGAAGGTATTTCGGAGGAAGAAGTAATAAATATCATTAAAAAGAAAGGTTTTCATGCAGAGCCTCTGTCCATAAAAGCTTGA
- a CDS encoding MFS transporter: MKAKINWSNVYILFFSQALYQTSSTLVITLSGIVGMQMAPDKNLATLPLAMTTIGAAIMMIPASLIMKKIGQRKAFMAGTIIGALSGIVSWYGIIQQSFWIFSVGNMLLGAYQGFTQYYRFAAADSVPDEAKSKAISWVIGGGIVAAFTGPNLARFTQDIGTVPYAFSYLSTILLGMLALGVVSLLKLQHIPASLISSQKQTGRPLKDIINNKNTILALFSSATAFTVMGMSMTATPIAMRDFGHSPDNTAMVIQWHVLGMFLPSFFTGALIQKFGVHRIIFAGILILFIYLFIAFSGTDFINFITGLFIVGLGWNFLFIGGTSILAKVYKPEEKEKTQAFHDFTVFTVISISSFFAGALFNHWGWTGLNLVLLPLLIITLIITIRVMNHNNQ, encoded by the coding sequence ATGAAAGCAAAAATTAACTGGAGCAATGTATATATCTTGTTTTTTTCACAGGCGCTATACCAAACCTCATCTACTCTGGTGATAACATTATCCGGAATAGTAGGTATGCAAATGGCACCGGATAAAAATCTGGCCACATTACCCCTTGCCATGACTACTATTGGAGCTGCAATAATGATGATACCTGCTTCTCTGATCATGAAAAAGATAGGTCAACGCAAAGCTTTTATGGCAGGGACAATAATCGGCGCTTTATCAGGGATAGTTTCATGGTATGGTATCATTCAACAATCTTTTTGGATATTTTCAGTCGGTAATATGTTATTGGGTGCCTATCAGGGATTCACTCAATACTATCGTTTTGCAGCTGCAGATTCTGTTCCTGATGAAGCAAAAAGTAAAGCAATATCATGGGTAATAGGCGGTGGTATAGTAGCTGCTTTTACAGGCCCCAATCTTGCAAGATTTACACAAGATATAGGCACAGTACCCTATGCATTTTCTTATCTTTCAACTATCCTGCTAGGCATGTTAGCTCTTGGAGTTGTGTCGTTATTAAAACTTCAGCATATTCCTGCTTCGCTTATTAGTTCTCAGAAACAAACCGGGCGACCATTAAAAGATATTATTAATAATAAGAATACCATTCTGGCGTTATTCTCCTCAGCAACAGCCTTTACAGTAATGGGAATGTCTATGACTGCTACACCTATAGCCATGCGTGATTTCGGACATTCGCCCGACAATACTGCAATGGTTATTCAGTGGCATGTATTGGGTATGTTTTTACCCTCTTTTTTTACGGGTGCACTTATTCAGAAGTTTGGTGTACATCGGATTATTTTTGCAGGTATACTTATTCTGTTTATATACTTATTTATAGCTTTTTCAGGAACTGATTTTATCAATTTTATTACCGGATTATTCATTGTAGGACTTGGCTGGAACTTCTTGTTTATAGGAGGCACCTCTATTCTTGCAAAAGTCTATAAGCCTGAAGAAAAGGAAAAAACACAAGCTTTCCATGATTTTACAGTGTTTACAGTTATCAGTATTTCAAGCTTCTTTGCAGGTGCTTTATTTAATCATTGGGGCTGGACCGGGCTAAATTTGGTATTGCTTCCTTTGCTCATCATTACACTTATAATAACTATAAGAGTTATGAATCATAATAATCAGTAA
- a CDS encoding acyltransferase family protein, whose product MLNTQSPTAAFADTKPHYNILDGLRGVAAITVVCFHIFEAFATSHLDQRINHGYLAVDFFFILSGFVMGYAYSDRWGTMTIKDFIIRRIIRLHPMVVMGALIGGILFYTQVCAVWDVSKVSVIALLGATLLNAFLIPAPPGTEVRGLGEMFPLNGPSWSLFFEYIGSILYALIIRRFSTKALLALVIAAGLGLGAFAIFGPYGDICAGFSLTGTEFTAGFLRFMFSFSAGLLLFRVFKPLKIKGAFWICSLILITLLAIPRIGGTEHLWMNGLYDTVCCVIFFPLLVWFGASEKTTNKFTNRICKFLGDLSYPLYMVHYPFIYLYYAWVKNGKLTFEQSFPGAAAVVLSSIILAYLCLKFYDIPVRKYLTAVFIKPKSIK is encoded by the coding sequence ATGTTAAACACTCAATCCCCTACAGCTGCTTTTGCAGATACCAAACCACATTATAATATTCTCGATGGTTTGCGTGGAGTTGCAGCGATTACCGTAGTCTGTTTCCACATTTTTGAAGCTTTTGCAACCAGTCACTTGGACCAGCGTATCAATCATGGTTATCTGGCTGTCGACTTTTTCTTTATTCTTTCAGGATTTGTAATGGGATATGCATACAGCGACCGTTGGGGAACAATGACAATTAAAGATTTTATTATACGCAGAATTATACGCTTGCATCCAATGGTAGTAATGGGTGCCTTAATTGGTGGAATTTTATTTTACACTCAGGTTTGTGCCGTATGGGATGTATCTAAAGTATCAGTTATAGCATTGCTTGGCGCTACACTTCTCAATGCCTTTCTAATTCCGGCTCCTCCGGGAACCGAGGTGCGTGGTCTTGGCGAAATGTTTCCGCTAAATGGCCCTAGCTGGTCTTTATTCTTTGAATATATTGGCAGTATTCTCTATGCACTGATTATCCGCAGATTTTCTACAAAAGCACTTTTAGCTTTGGTTATTGCTGCGGGATTAGGCCTGGGAGCTTTTGCCATATTTGGACCTTATGGTGATATCTGTGCAGGATTCTCTTTGACCGGAACTGAATTTACCGCCGGATTTTTGAGATTTATGTTTTCATTTTCAGCCGGATTGCTTCTTTTCCGTGTTTTCAAACCACTTAAAATAAAAGGAGCCTTCTGGATATGCAGTTTAATTCTCATTACGCTTTTGGCCATCCCTCGTATAGGCGGAACAGAGCATCTTTGGATGAATGGATTATATGATACTGTATGCTGTGTTATATTTTTCCCACTTCTGGTATGGTTTGGAGCCTCAGAAAAAACTACTAATAAGTTTACAAACCGTATATGCAAGTTTTTAGGTGATCTATCGTATCCATTATACATGGTCCACTACCCTTTTATTTACCTGTATTATGCATGGGTGAAAAATGGCAAACTGACATTCGAACAATCATTTCCGGGTGCAGCAGCAGTGGTTTTAAGTAGTATTATATTGGCTTATCTGTGTCTGAAATTTTATGATATACCAGTGAGAAAATATCTGACGGCAGTATTCATAAAGCCTAAATCTATAAAATAA